From the Kitasatospora viridis genome, one window contains:
- a CDS encoding LLM class flavin-dependent oxidoreductase, which translates to MNANSNSNSNVDVRPGELRFHWGSALDDGQKKSAERYDFRVLDLEGAIDFAREADKLGVESLLMAQSYDLPDPLPLLGALVRETENVKFILAYRPGLLSPTLFVQIVNTLSWMSGGRIALNLISGISPVEQGYYGDFVAHDGRHERSREFLHVLHELWRDDQPVNFEGEHYRIAQGQLGLPHYGGGRPKIYVSGASQIAQDTSLEYGDCWFRYADTPEKIAQEVGPLLARGGRVGLRMQVLARPTREEALADLAEVMGGADEAHREWVAQFVAAADSEAVKNSFRLADEAGHGWMSPVLWSGAVAYRGGPALCIVGDYEEVADYLMRYKAAGVSEFIFSGWPARDEMQHFFTRVLPLVRERERAAAAADAPC; encoded by the coding sequence GTGAACGCGAACTCGAACTCGAACTCGAACGTGGACGTCCGCCCCGGGGAGCTGCGGTTCCACTGGGGATCGGCGCTCGACGACGGGCAGAAGAAGTCGGCCGAGCGCTACGACTTCCGGGTCCTGGACCTGGAGGGCGCGATCGACTTCGCGCGCGAGGCGGACAAGCTGGGCGTCGAGTCGCTGCTGATGGCCCAGAGCTACGACCTGCCCGACCCGCTCCCGCTGCTGGGCGCGCTGGTCCGGGAGACGGAGAACGTCAAGTTCATCCTGGCCTACCGGCCCGGGCTGCTCTCGCCGACGCTGTTCGTCCAGATCGTCAACACCCTCTCCTGGATGTCCGGCGGCCGGATCGCGCTGAACCTGATCTCCGGCATCTCGCCGGTCGAGCAGGGCTACTACGGTGACTTCGTCGCGCACGACGGCCGGCACGAGCGCTCCCGCGAGTTCCTGCACGTGCTGCACGAGCTGTGGCGCGACGACCAGCCGGTCAACTTCGAGGGCGAGCACTACCGCATCGCGCAGGGGCAGTTGGGCCTGCCGCACTACGGCGGCGGCCGGCCGAAGATCTACGTCAGCGGTGCCTCGCAGATCGCCCAGGACACCTCCCTGGAGTACGGGGACTGCTGGTTCCGGTACGCCGACACCCCGGAGAAGATCGCGCAGGAGGTCGGGCCGCTGCTCGCCCGGGGCGGTCGGGTCGGCCTGCGGATGCAGGTCCTGGCCAGGCCCACCCGCGAGGAGGCGCTGGCCGACCTGGCCGAGGTGATGGGCGGCGCGGACGAGGCGCACCGCGAGTGGGTCGCGCAGTTCGTGGCGGCGGCCGACTCCGAGGCCGTGAAGAACTCCTTCCGGCTCGCCGACGAGGCCGGCCACGGCTGGATGTCGCCGGTGCTGTGGTCCGGTGCGGTCGCCTACCGGGGCGGTCCGGCGCTGTGCATCGTCGGGGACTACGAGGAGGTCGCGGACTACCTGATGCGCTACAAGGCCGCCGGGGTCAGCGAGTTCATCTTCTCCGGCTGGCCGGCCCGGGACGAGATGCAGCACTTCTTCACCCGGGTGCTGCCGCTGGTTCGGGAGCGGGAGCGGGCCGCCGCGGCGGCGGACGCGCCGTGCTGA
- a CDS encoding ATP-grasp domain-containing protein: protein MESPLSCHWPDQSPSEPPVPPVPGQEPLLLVINRFDDEFGEYHRFLPEGSFRLAYLATADALDPLDREGAVATVVVPDLRLETLLPQARRIAEEHGPLAGVVGLSEFDLEVAARLREELELPGWGTSYVQRFRDKTVMKEWVAAAGVRAPRFLGLAADTTAEQVLEAIPLPLILKPKDGAASRGVRLLRGEEELAAALAELAEEGSSPGHEVEEYVEGPIFHVDGIRVQGQYHCVTVSQYLNTCLDFVHGAPLGSSLLDPGPLRDHLAGFAIDCLDALELWTGPFHLELITDAAGEPVFLEVGLRPGGAGVPFVHRDLYGIDLYCEAFRTSVGLKPLSAEHVLPAEAAAGGWLVFPEPQAQPARVVSRASLVEAVPEVYGEALPAVGHVFDGSGGYDHAGGRFLLRGADQASVNAAMLAAIAHYRVDVEPAEAAAVAEAVEAVEAVEVLDGEPVAL, encoded by the coding sequence ATGGAGTCACCTTTGTCCTGCCACTGGCCTGATCAGTCCCCGAGCGAGCCGCCCGTCCCGCCGGTCCCGGGCCAGGAACCGCTGCTCCTGGTCATCAACCGGTTCGACGACGAGTTCGGCGAGTACCACCGGTTCCTGCCGGAGGGCAGCTTCCGGCTGGCCTACCTGGCCACCGCCGACGCCCTCGACCCGCTGGACCGCGAAGGGGCCGTGGCCACCGTCGTGGTCCCCGACCTGCGGCTGGAGACCCTGCTGCCGCAGGCCCGCCGGATCGCCGAGGAGCACGGTCCGCTGGCCGGGGTCGTAGGGCTCTCCGAGTTCGACCTGGAGGTCGCCGCCCGGCTCCGCGAGGAGCTGGAGCTCCCGGGCTGGGGCACCTCGTACGTGCAGCGCTTCCGGGACAAGACCGTGATGAAGGAGTGGGTCGCGGCCGCCGGGGTGCGGGCACCGCGGTTCCTGGGCCTGGCCGCGGACACCACCGCCGAGCAGGTGCTCGAAGCCATCCCGCTGCCGCTGATCCTCAAGCCGAAGGACGGCGCCGCCTCGCGCGGCGTGCGACTGCTGCGCGGCGAGGAGGAGTTGGCGGCCGCGCTGGCGGAGCTCGCCGAGGAGGGCAGCAGCCCGGGCCACGAGGTGGAGGAGTACGTCGAGGGCCCGATCTTCCACGTCGACGGGATCAGGGTCCAGGGGCAGTACCACTGCGTCACCGTCTCGCAGTACCTGAACACCTGCCTCGACTTCGTGCACGGCGCGCCGCTCGGCTCGTCCCTGCTCGACCCGGGGCCGCTGCGGGACCACCTGGCCGGCTTCGCGATCGACTGCCTGGACGCGCTGGAGCTGTGGACCGGGCCGTTCCACCTCGAACTGATCACCGACGCCGCCGGGGAACCGGTGTTCCTGGAGGTCGGCCTGCGGCCGGGCGGCGCCGGCGTGCCCTTCGTGCACCGCGACCTGTACGGGATCGACCTGTACTGCGAGGCGTTCCGCACCAGCGTCGGCCTGAAGCCGCTGAGCGCCGAGCACGTGCTGCCCGCCGAGGCCGCCGCCGGCGGCTGGCTGGTGTTCCCCGAGCCGCAGGCGCAGCCCGCCCGGGTGGTCTCCCGGGCGTCGCTGGTCGAGGCGGTGCCCGAGGTGTACGGCGAGGCGCTGCCGGCCGTGGGGCACGTCTTCGACGGCAGCGGTGGCTACGACCACGCCGGTGGCCGCTTCCTGCTGCGCGGGGCGGACCAGGCGTCCGTCAACGCGGCGATGCTGGCGGCGATCGCGCACTACCGGGTGGACGTCGAGCCCGCCGAGGCGGCAGCGGTGGCCGAGGCGGTCGAGGCGGTCGAGGCGGTCGAGGTTCTCGACGGTGAGCCGGTGGCGCTGTGA